Proteins co-encoded in one Podospora pseudoanserina strain CBS 124.78 chromosome 7 map unlocalized CBS124.78p_7, whole genome shotgun sequence genomic window:
- the TRK1 gene encoding low affinity potassium transporter (EggNog:ENOG503NV12; COG:P) yields MERFKQWIATKPFTAQRCKQFIYTRPRWLFEFIFPQNQGFPFIRYHYYLIISLALIGALITWGAGKHSGGTAEIRFIDALFFTAGASTQAGLNTVDINLLTTFQQAIFYLWPMMANPITVNSLVVQLRLYWFEKKFQHITRNARLVRVPLAKSFTKSRTKAKQQDGDVEKGVNGRKITVMLNGKKSRINNDGTLLGDAKNKGRHGLGLTAANRTATDGGLDGPLDKADRLTGPAVTSSMTEPRRPALKFADTVTKSDGLGEDFLKLPRMRSDEEHIAIVERQKKGDDEVLRIPNPRDVERGLGPKRVEAGDNEDELLSPHAEAFNLDGEPRAQAADGRHPAITIEEPDRRKLQETDSDEFLDDVRAAAHTFDFLKPHFPRHKKKQDDVEKEPVIPGPSQNRRRQSMQTLRTAFSNNKAEGTPYLSWEPTVGRNSLFPELTEEQREELGGIEYRSLKTLARVLTVYFWGYTALGVVGLLPWILQATQYGQVVEAAGQNKVWWAFFTSQSAFMDLGFTLTPDSMNSFSTATWPLLWMSFLIVIGNTGFPIMLRFMIWVLSLIVPKNSGMYEELRFLLDHPRRCFTLLFPSKATWWLLGFLVLLNGLDVMFFIVLDLGQEGPVASMSDGQKVLNGIFEAASTRTAGFSCVNLSLLHPAVQVSYMIMMYISVFPIAISVRRTNVYEENALGIYSHGEEEEHSKANHNDWSHVGTHARRQLSFDLPFIALGLFILAISEGPRIMNPEDAANGFTMFSMLFESISAYGTVGMSLGYSTINASLSAEFSDVGKLIIICLMIRGRHRGLPYGLDRAILLPSDALNAKDAMAADTEGRLARQISRMSVATHRSDTTHNQRGLGHVLAAILHPGPPVPPEPPMEAIHRRSTDPGSDAEPQPMRVTSRRTEPGVVRRSVSHLFSPRPRTAGGHEDD; encoded by the exons atggAGCGGTTCAAGCAATGGATCGCCACCAAGCCTTTCACGGCCCAGCGCTGCAAGCAATTCATTTATACTAGACCCCGCTGGCTCTTCGAATTCATCTTTCCGCAGAACCAGGGCTTCCCCTTCATAAGATATCACT ACTATTTGATCATATCCCTCGCGCTGATCGGCGCCCTCATCACTTGGGGAGCTGGCAAACACAGTGGTGGTACTGCCGAGATTAGATTTATCGacgccctcttcttcacGGCCGGCGCCTCCACCCAGGCCGGCCTGAACACGGTCGACATCAACCTTTTGACCACCTTTCAGCAAGCCATTTTCTACCTGTGGCCCATGATGGCAAATCCCATCACGGTAAACTCGCTTGTTGTCCAACTCCGTCTCTACTGGTTCGAAAAGAAGTTCCAGCACATAACCCGAAATGCCCGACTCGTCAGGGTCCCTCTCGCGAAATCGTTTACCAAGTCGCGGACTAAGGCGAAGCAGCAGGACGGCGACGTCGAAAAGGGTGTAAATGGCAGAAAGATTACCGTTATGTTGAACGGAAAAAAGTCACgcatcaacaacgacggGACCCTGCTGGGCGATGCTAAGAATAAGGGCAGGCATGGTCTCGGCCTCACGGCGGCAAACCGGACTGCCACAGATGGGGGCTTGGACGGCCCATTGGATAAGGCAGATCGGCTTACCGGCCCAGCCGTCACATCATCCATGACGGAACCCCGGAGGCCAGCTCTCAAGTTCGCCGACACGGTCACGAAAAGCGACGGTCTGGGCGAGGATTTCCTCAAACTCCCACGGATGCGATCGGACGAGGAGCATATTGCCATAGTCGAACGACAGAAGAAGGGAGACGACGAGGTGCTGCGAATCCCGAATCCGAGAGACGTAGAACGCGGCCTGGGCCCCAAGCGTGTTGAGGCTGGAGACAATGAGGACGAATTGCTGTCACCTCATGCGGAAGCTTTCAATCTGGATGGAGAACCTCGAGCTCAAGCAGCTGACGGCCGCCATCCGGCCATCACTATTGAGGAGCCTGATCGTCGCAAGTTGCAGGAGACGGATTCGGATGAGTTCCTGGACGATGTTAGAGCCGCTGCCCACACGTTTGACTTTTTGAAGCCGCATTTTCCTCGGCACAAAAAGAAGCAAGACGACGTGGAAAAGGAACCCGTCATTCCCGGCCCTTCCCAGAACAGGCGTCGCCAGTCGATGCAGACGCTGCGAACCGCCTTTTCCAACAACAAGGCCGAAGGCACGCCGTATCTGAGCTGGGAGCCCACCGTCGGCCGCAACTCTCTTTTCCCGGAGCTTACTGAAGAGCAGCGCGAAGAGCTGGGAGGAATTGAGTACAGGTCTTTGAAGACGCTTGCCCGGGTCCTGACGGTCTACTTCTGGGGCTATACGGCgctgggtgtggttgggCTCTTGCCGTGGATTCTGCAGGCCACTCAGTACGGGCAAGTTGTCGAGGCGGCAGGCCAAAACAAAGTATGGTGGGCTTTCTTTACTTCGCAATCGGCTTTCATGGATCTGGGTTTTACCTTGACGCCAGACAGCATGAATTCATTCAGCACCGCGACATGGCCACTTCTGTGGATGAGCTTCCTGATCGTCATCGGCAACACTGGATTCCCCATCATGCTCCGCTTCATGATTTGGGTGCTCTCGCTCATTGTACCCAAGAATTCTGGCATGTATGAGGAGTTGCGGTTTTTGCTCGaccaccctcgccgctgCTTCACACTTTTGTTCCCTTCCAAAGCCACCTGGTGGCTGCTGGGCTTCCTTGTCCTCCTAAACGGCCTCGACGTGATGTTTTTTATCGTCTTGGAT CTTGGGCAAGAGGGCCCTGTAGCCTCGATGTCGGACGGCCAAAAAGTTCTTAATGGTATTTTCGAAGCCGCATCCACGAGGACCGCTGGTTTCTCCTGTGTGAATCTCTCACTGCTTCACCCCGCCGTCCAGGTTTCCTACATGATCATGATGTACATTTCGGTCTTTCCCATCGCCATATCGGTTCGTAGGACGAATGTGTATGAGGAGAATGCACTGGGAATCTACTCGCacggcgaagaagaggaacacTCCAAGGCAAACCACAACGACTGGTCGCACGTCGGCACTCACGCTCGCCGCCAGCTCTCGTTTGATTTGCCGTTTATTGCCTTGGGCCTCTTCATTTTGGCCATCTCGGAAGGGCCGCGTATCATGAACCCCGAGGACGCCGCCAATGGCTTCACCATGTTTAGCATGCTCTTTGAGTCCATCAGCGCTTACGGCACAGTCGGCATGAGCTTGGGGTACTCGACAATCAACGCATCACTTTCGGCCGAGTTTTCGGACGTTGGAAAGCTGATTATTATCTGCTTGATGATACGCGGCCGACACCGTGGTCTCCCGTACGGTCTGGACAGGGCCATTCTTCTGCCCAGCGATGCACTCAATGCGAAGGACGCAATGGCTGCAGATACAGAAGGCAGATTGGCTAGGCAGATTTCTCGCATGTCTGTGGCGACACACCGCAGCGACACGACGCACAACCAGAGGGGCCTGGGACATGTCCTGGCTGCCATTTTGCATCCAGGTCCTCCCGTACCGCCCGAGCCCCCGATGGAAGCTATTCATAGGAGATCGACCGACCCTGGCTCGGACGCGGAGCCGCAACCTATGCGGGTCACCTCGAGACGTACCGAGCCCGGTGTTGTGCGGAGATCGGTTAGTCACTTGTTTTCGCCCAGGCCTAGGACTGCTGGTGGGCATGAAGATGATTAG
- a CDS encoding uncharacterized protein (COG:I; EggNog:ENOG503NV73), whose product MTTLQPRPPYTDAELQKLYPPNLDLQLVQILMRHGERTPVSPRFQNTGLPPFWPYCTSVRQITSTILSPSSSSLTTLQWTRRLETFSRESDSPTLALSPTSHPDNICDMGTLTDLGRQTTSFLGARLRDLYITRLGFLPPAITSPSQIYLRTTPVPRALESLQQTFSTLYPPNTRLPSPETGIFPTPVIITRAHADETLYPNDGNCRRFAALSRAFAQRAADRHNNTPDMEYLNQLIGKWMDGGKVAVDSRPRLSGVMDTINATLAHGPETRLPKEFYDEKARGIIEKIGVEEWFQGYRESEEYRRLGIGGLVGDLVERMVKSVEGRGDGVRFGLLGCHDTTLAGMLASLGAFGTERWVPFTSHVAVELFRDNMKGEGKGGVVWGFGKEIGRRPAEELGEEEKKKLEGYYVRLRYNDEVVTVPGCRMEGRHLEGDESFCTLAAFKEIVDKFTPKNWKQECRMGRGETVSLPKVPEPAGY is encoded by the exons ATGACTaccctccaaccccggccGCCGTATACCGATGCCGAGCTGCAGAAGCTCTACCCCCCCAACCTGGACCTGCAGCTCGTCCAGATCCTCATGCGCCAT GGCGAACgcacccccgtctccccccgCTTCCAAAACACcggcctcccccccttctggCCCTACTGCACCTCAGTCCGCCAAAtaacctccaccatcctctccccttcttcttcctctctcacAACCCTCCAATGGACCCGCCGCCTCGAGACCTTTTCGCGGGAATCCgactcccccaccctcgccctctcccccacctcccacccagaCAACATCTGCGACATGGGCACCCTGACCGACCTAGGCCGGCAAacaacctccttcctcggcgcCCGCCTCCGGGACCTCTACATCACCCGCTTAGGCTTCCTCCCCCCGGCAataacctccccctcccaaatctACCTCcgcaccacccccgtccctCGCGCGTTGGAATCCCTCCAACAGACATTTTCTACCCTCTACCCCCCTAACACGCGCCTTCCCTCCCCTGAAACGGGCATCTTCCCTACACCGGTGATCATCACGCGGGCACATGCGGATGAAACGCTTTACCCCAACGATGGCAACTGCAGGCGCTTTGCGGCTTTGTCACGGGCTTTTGCGCAGAGGGCGGCGGATAGACATAACAACACGCCTGACATGGAATACCTCAACCAGCTGATAGGCAAGTGGATGGACGGAGGGAAGGTGGCGGTTGACAGCAGGCCGAGACTTTCTGGTGTGATGGATACGATTAATGCTACTTTGGCGCATGGACCCGAGACAAGACTACCGAAGGAGTTTTATGATGAAAAGGCGAGGGGGATAATCGAAAAGattggggtggaggagtggttTCAGGGTTACAGAGAGTCGGAAGAGTAtaggaggttggggattggggggttggtcggGGATTTGGTTGAGCGGATGGTCAAGAgtgtggaggggaggggtgatggggtgaggTTTGGGTTGCTTGGGTGTCATGATACTACGCTTGCGGGGATGCTGGCGAGTTTGGGGGCTTTTGGGACGGAGAGGTGGGTGCCGTTTACTAGtcatgttgctgttgagtTGTTTAGGGATAATAtgaaaggggaaggaaaagggggggtggtttgggggttt gggaaagagatTGGGAGACGGCCGGCGGAGGAattgggggaagaggagaagaagaagttggaggGGTATTATGTTAGGTTGAGGTATAATGATGAGGTGGTTACTGTGCCGGGGTGtaggatggaggggaggcatttggagggggatgagtCGTTTTGTACTCTG GCTGCCTTTAAGGAGATTGTGGATAAGTTCACGCCCAAGAACTGGAAGCAGGAATGTCGGATGGGCAGAGGGGAGACGGTTTCTTTGCCGAAGGTGCCGGAGCCGGCTGGGTATTGA
- a CDS encoding uncharacterized protein (EggNog:ENOG503P360; BUSCO:EOG09264DY4; COG:S), giving the protein MASRSDTELLTEHFGYPPVSLLDLIINTTNTLADRALTSIESGLLNAPPSALGFRPPAFSSPADSHRNEVEEGVHKLETLLFAALDKNFDKFEIYTMRFLLTVNPEDEPYTTLSHYRGLDFETGEGEVEVRGVNEIRRRLQESMKLGVMLEAERARNEGLLGELRRLVGTQGGVKSEGNEGGKEKSVFGFLTEGRRGLEGVDRERPLETTARFGRSQLGSLRELSVGLGGLLPRLAQETAAEDGGATTRDWRRERLEYVEAAARRHLENVRGLELTRDGAVRDDNAEMVVGGPKTMEVGDLERVVGLLGVGEAEEKGTGKEAEGDRMDES; this is encoded by the exons ATGGCGAGCCGATCCGACACTGAGCTCTTGACTGAGCACTTTGGGTATCCCCCCGTG AGCCTGCTAGACCTGATAATCaacacaaccaacacccTAGCCGACCGCGCCCTCACTTCAATCGAATCCGGGCTCTTGAACGCGCCCCCCTCCGCGCTCGGGTTCCGACCCCCGGCGTTTTCCTCCCCTGCGGACAGTCACCGGAACGAagtcgaggagggggtgcaTAAACTCGAGACGTTGCTGTTCGCGGCGCTGGACAAGAACTTTGACAAATTCGAGATCTACACCATGCGCTTTCTTTTGACTGTTAACCCTGAGGACGAGCCATACACCACGCTGTCGCACTACAGGGGGTTGGATTTTGAAAccggagagggggaggtggaagtcCGGGGGGTGAACGAAATCAGGAGGAGACTGCAGGAGAGTATGAAATTGGGTGTTATGCtcgaggcggagagggcgaggaatgaggggttgctgggggaGTTGAGACGGTTGGTTGGGACACAGGGGGGGGTTAAATCTGAGGGGAAtgagggggggaaagagaAGTCGGTTTTTGGGTTTCTGACTGAGGGACGGAgggggctggagggggtggacaGGGAGAGGCCGTTGGAGACGACGGCGAGGTTTGGGAGAAGTCAGCTGGGGAGCTTGAGGGAGTTGAgtgtggggttgggggggctgCTGCCGCGGTTGGCGCaggagacggcggcggaggatgggggagcAACAACGAGggattggaggagggagaggctggaATATGTCGAGGCTGCTGCGAGGAGGCATTTGGAAAATGtgcgggggttggagttgacGAGGGACGGGGCGGTGAGGGATGATAATGCTGAGATGGTGGTCGGGGGGCCGAAGAcgatggaggtgggggatttgGAACGGGTGGTTGGGTTGCTCGGGGTGGGggaagcagaagaaaaggggacggggaaggaggcggagggggataGGATGGACGAGTCTTGA
- a CDS encoding uncharacterized protein (EggNog:ENOG503NW1K; COG:S) — protein sequence MRDLGRNVCLRCEVQLLAAVRGRGPRPSTPRSYSSNSSPRPRPARTATNSTRQQHEEPEPPSDLLEAASRKRAAAVAMFRSILGDIAQPDGPVRPPPTPAPPAPSVPSIKPSGPSTRSVKLSPPSVPQAAQPAPVSAPAEAPERIEPAPMPESKETIVGQAVMETTEAPEKIETPEAQETPEVLEAAEEPENPQPISETRNAREETREEKEGINISPVGSSLEFFEDVAKLKQMMTVDHEYEAALAFFEEKLQPLMEAKAGIRELMKDEVARDFLSYLTRVKIANPDDPRLPSVSRITEVTFGLSNLYYVAWGKLILTLVQHITRQETTPDAFPTLQDYEAAMANRAILIRDLLQSWDVFIEHNPEFLKEVPRRNAAPTPDTKTLHKTVHGLETSLAVPYTQLFISLSPEKLQLNTSRYNISWAAYATYRMLTDRINSNYQTRDQASMFTKMMKNVLTRAKPPNDRDLEYNFAEYQDLLRYIRDLGEEDGNHIWYMRVRTPEAERRQHREGIHRRIGTALKRASLREVKAAWVDFWGPDKNPDEERIRVMSEDPTLFDYFIQAFMQLRQTELTNHVWESMHRVNIKPTIRTWSALIEGCSRARSKGALDKMWENLITAGVKLDTHIWTSRVAGLFKSGDAEGGIRALVDMERTWASREKNPLVAVKPSIEPVNAAISGLLKANRQKDVMTVLAWAGKQGINPDIHTFNILLRPLVLKMDIPGIRRLLSQMQDAGIEADAATFTILFEGTMRNYADRPKGEQLAHVRKFITEMEASGIRANMMIYAKIIKLLVDQGEEGKETLKAVYGQILQSGLEPTPHIYTMLAEHFFSQNPPNSKAVADLIKNRRLHGPKANVDRVFWERVISGFCQAGEVEKAKEVFRKEFEGEKEVGMTFGMLCDYLVGLLNSGDREGARRLVRRAREVREDLVVVDGVKDGKGGMRLESVRPGAGMGREEGKLVMTARWWRHRFWHIAERAGVMN from the coding sequence ATGCGTGATCTTGGGAGGAACGTCTGCCTACGATGCGAAGTCCAGCTGCTGGCCGCCGTCAGAGGGCGGGGTCCTCGTCCTTCAACACCACGAAGTTATAGCTCCAACTCCAGCCCCAGACCGAGACCTGCTCGAACAGCTACGAACAGCACCCGGCAGCAACATGAAGAACCCGAACCACCGTCCGATCTACTCGAGGCTGCCTCGAGAAAACGTGCCGCTGCCGTGGCCATGTTTAGGTCCATTCTTGGGGATATAGCGCAACCAGATGGTCCAGTCCGACCACCACCTACTCCcgcaccaccagctccttctGTGCCGTCGATCAAGCCGAGTGGACCAAGTACTCGCAGTGTCAAACTCTCTCCGCCCTCGGTGCCCCAAGCAGCCCAGCCTGCGCCGGTCTCGGCTCCAGCTGAGGCACCAGAGAGGATAGAGCCAGCGCCAATGCCAGAGAGCAAGGAGACGATAGTGGGACAAGCCGTCATGGAAACGACAGAGGCGCCCGAGAAAATCGAGACACCAGAAGCACAAGAGACACCCGAGGTTTTAGAAGCAGCAGAGGAACCAGAGAACCCCCAGCCAATATCGGAAACGCGCAACGCACGGGAAGAGACacgagaagagaaggagggcatcAACATCAGTCCCGTGGGCAGCAGCCTTGAATTTTTCGAAGATGTGGCCAAGTTGAAGCAGATGATGACTGTCGACCATGAATACGAGGCCGCCCTTGCCTTCTTCGAGGAGAAACTGCAGCCACTGatggaggccaaggccggCATACGCGAACTCATGAAGGACGAAGTGGCTCGCGATTTTCTGAGCTATCTCACAAGAGTCAAGATCGCCAACCCGGACGACCCCAGGCTTCCCTCTGTCTCGCGTATCACCGAAGTCACGTTTGGGCTGTCCAATTTGTACTATGTCGCCTGGGGCAAACTGATTCTCACGTTGGTCCAGCACATCACCCGGCAGGAGACAACACCAGATGCCTTTCCGACGTTGCAAGACTATGAGGCCGCCATGGCCAACCGTGCAATCCTCATAAGAGACCTGCTGCAGTCGTGGGACGTTTTCATCGAGCACAACCCCGAGTTCCTGAAAGAAGTGCCTCGACGAAACGCCGCTCCGACGCCTGATACGAAGACGCTCCATAAAACAGTCCATGGCTTGGAGACGAGCTTGGCAGTGCCTTATACTCAGCTCTTTATTTCACTGTCCCCTGAAAAACTGCAGCTGAACACCTCTCGGTACAACATCAGCTGGGCAGCCTATGCGACGTATCGAATGCTCACCGACCGCATCAACTCCAACTACCAGACGAGGGATCAAGCCTCGATGTTTACCAAGATGATGAAAAATGTCCTGACGCGGGCGAAACCGCCGAATGATCGGGATCTAGAGTATAACTTTGCCGAGTATCAGGATCTGCTCAGGTACATCCGCGACctcggcgaggaagacggcAATCACATTTGGTACATGCGGGTGAGGACTCCGGAGGCGGAGCGGCGTCAACACCGGGAGGGGATCCACCGCAGGATTGGAACCGCTCTCAAGAGGGCCAGCCTTCGAGAAGTGAAGGCGGCGTGGGTTGACTTTTGGGGACCGGACAAGAACCCGGACGAGGAGAGGATCAGAGTCATGAGTGAGGATCCGACTTTGTTTGACTATTTTATTCAGGCATTTATGCAGCTCAGGCAGACGGAACTGACGAACCATGTCTGGGAGAGCATGCACAGGGTTAATATCAAGCCTACGATCAGGACCTGGAGCGCGCTGATTGAGGGGTGTAGCAGGGCTCGGTCCAAGGGGGCGCTGGATAAGATGTGGGAGAATTTGATCACGGCTGGGGTGAAGCTGGATACGCATATCTGGACGTCTCGCGTGGCGGGGTTGTTCAAATCCGGGGATGCGGAAGGGGGGATCAGGGCGTTGGTGGATATGGAGAGGACGTGGGCGAGCAGGGAGAAGAATCCGCTTGTGGCGGTCAAGCCGTCTATCGAGCCTGTCAATGCCGCGATATCGGGCCTGCTCAAAGCGAACAGGCAAAAGGATGTCATGACTGTGCTTGCGTGGGCGGGGAAGCAGGGGATTAACCCTGATATCCATACATTCAACATCCTGCTTCGGCCGTTGGTTCTCAAGATGGATATCCCTGGTATTCGGAGGCTGCTGTCTCAGATGCAGGACGCCGGGATTGAGGCGGATGCCGCGACGTTTACGATTCTGTTCGAGGGCACGATGAGGAATTATGCTGACCGGCCGAAGGGCGAGCAGCTCGCGCATGTGAGGAAGTTTATCACGGAGATGGAGGCTAGTGGGATAAGGGCGAATATGATGATTTATGCCAAGATTATCAAGCTGCTGGTTGatcagggggaggaggggaaggagacgCTCAAGGCGGTGTATGGGCAGATTTTGCAGTCTGGGTTGGAGCCGACGCCGCATATCTACACCATGTTGGCGGAACACTTTTTCAGTCAGAACCCGCCCAACTCGAAGGCGGTGGCGGATTTGATCAAGAACAGACGTCTTCACGGACCAAAGGCCAATGTGGACAGGGTTTTTTGGGAGAGGGTCATCAGTGGGTTTTGTcaggctggggaggtggagaaggcgaaggaggttTTCcggaaggagtttgagggggagaaggaggtgggaaTGACTTTTGGGATGCTGTGTGATTATTTGGTCGGGTTGCTGAACAGTGGGGATCgggagggggcgaggaggttggtgaggagggcgagggaggtgagggaggatttggttgttgttgatggggtgaaggacgggaagggggggatgaggttggaGTCTGTCAGGCCTggggcggggatggggagggaagaaggcaagttggtgatgacggcTAGGTGGTGGAGGCATAGGTTTTGGCATATTGCTGAGAGGGCAGGGGTTATGAATTAG